The proteins below come from a single Sphingomicrobium sediminis genomic window:
- a CDS encoding four-helix bundle copper-binding protein: protein MSIRKMISLHPDVAGHNNEPLGNAVHHAMYCAMMCMSCADACSAEDMDMTQCVRTCSDCSDVCSATARLGARRAGSNEAVLKDMLELCARVCDACARECEQHDHAHCKLCAQICRECAEDCREAAMTISA, encoded by the coding sequence ATGTCGATCCGCAAGATGATCTCGCTGCACCCCGACGTTGCCGGCCATAATAACGAGCCGCTCGGCAATGCCGTCCATCACGCAATGTATTGCGCGATGATGTGCATGAGCTGCGCCGATGCCTGCTCGGCCGAGGACATGGACATGACGCAGTGCGTGCGGACCTGCTCGGACTGCTCCGATGTCTGCTCCGCCACGGCACGCCTCGGCGCCCGCCGCGCCGGATCGAACGAAGCGGTCCTCAAGGACATGCTGGAGCTGTGCGCCCGCGTTTGCGACGCCTGTGCGCGCGAATGCGAGCAACATGATCACGCACATTGCAAATTGTGCGCGCAAATCTGTCGTGAATGTGCGGAGGATTGCCGCGAGGCGGCCATGACCATCAGCGCCTAG
- the def gene encoding peptide deformylase → MAILKIYETPDGNDMLRQISTPVEEVTDEHRQLIKDMFETMYDAPGIGLAAVQVGHPIRILVIDLQEPEEEGGEPVKDPRVFINPEIIETSDHDVPYTEGCLSIPEQFADVMRPDRIKARWLDENGEQHEEEIDGLLAVCLQHEMDHLEGVLFIDHLSKLKRDMVLKKLAKMRKQGRVAA, encoded by the coding sequence ATGGCCATTTTGAAGATTTACGAGACGCCTGACGGCAACGATATGCTGCGGCAGATTTCCACGCCCGTCGAGGAAGTCACCGACGAGCATCGCCAACTGATCAAGGACATGTTCGAGACCATGTACGACGCCCCCGGCATCGGGCTGGCGGCGGTCCAGGTCGGGCATCCGATCCGCATCCTCGTCATCGATCTGCAGGAGCCCGAGGAAGAGGGCGGCGAGCCGGTCAAGGATCCGCGGGTCTTTATCAATCCCGAGATCATCGAGACCTCGGACCATGACGTGCCCTATACCGAGGGCTGCCTGTCGATTCCCGAGCAGTTTGCCGACGTGATGCGCCCCGATCGCATCAAGGCGCGCTGGCTCGACGAGAATGGCGAGCAGCATGAGGAAGAGATTGACGGGCTACTCGCCGTCTGTCTCCAGCACGAAATGGATCATCTCGAAGGCGTGCTCTTTATCGACCACCTGTCCAAGCTGAAGCGGGACATGGTGCTCAAGAAGCTAGCCAAGATGCGCAAGCAGGGCCGCGTTGCAGCCTAG